The DNA region TAAATCCATTAATTCCTAACTGATTAAGTGTTACCCATGCCGACAATATTCCTGTACCAGATCTAGAATTTTCGATTGAATATGTATAGACTTGATTATCGCCATATGATTGATTAAATTTATCTTGATTACCAAGACTCTTCTTTGTAATAAAAAAACTTGAAGAATAAGGACAAAAACCCATTTTATGCAGGTCCACACCAAAAGAATCGACTAGATTGACATTCATTATTTTTTTATTTACCAACATTAGCTTATTAAGAGCTGATGCACTAATCAAAAGCTCGTTTTTTTCAAAATCGTAATTCTTATAGAACAACCATGCCCACCCGATAACACTATCAAGGTGAATATGTGGCACATATTGTAAATTATGTTTAAGACATATTTTTTTGACGATTTCGATAACCATAGGAATGTTATCAACATTAAGATCCAAAGTGCCTCCACCAGCCAAAATAATACAAGCGATTTTCTTACCATCAACGATACATTTACCTAACACATGTTCAAAATCATCCAGACGCATGTTCTCATTCTCATCACAAGATACCCTAATACATGACTTTCTACCGAGACCAAGTAAATCGCAAACACTTTCAATGGTGTAATGGCAAGCCTTCGATGTTATAACAACATAATCATCTTTAGCGCCGTCATCTTTTGTGTGTTTGTCTATATTTTCCAATCCCTGTTTTATCGCGTATATCATAGTCGCCTTGCCACCAAAACAAGAAATGCCATCTGCGGTTTTATAATCAAACCCAGCTAAATCACAAAGATACTTGACTACATACCTTTCAAATAAAACCATATTCCCAGAATTAATATCCCATAAAATATTCGGATTATAAAGGTTCGTCACCGTTGATACAGCTATAGCATCCAATGATGTTGGAGGTGTAATATTAAAAAGAGTATTGGGATGATGAAATTTGATTACACCTTCAAAAGCTTTAGAAACAAGGCTGTAAATCATGTCGTCATCTAAACCGTTGAATGGTATCGATTCTTTTTCTAATTTTTCTCCGTATCTAAACATGGGATCAATCTTCATCCTAGGAGAAGCGACGTCATTTGAAGAATTCAAAATTATCTCATGCAACTTCTTTTGTTTTTCTGATATCAAATCAAAATTCTTCTCATCAGGCTCAAGAAAGTGTAAAGAAATGTTAGACAGTTTTATCATGA from Candidatus Paceibacterota bacterium includes:
- a CDS encoding pyridoxal-dependent decarboxylase, with protein sequence MIKLSNISLHFLEPDEKNFDLISEKQKKLHEIILNSSNDVASPRMKIDPMFRYGEKLEKESIPFNGLDDDMIYSLVSKAFEGVIKFHHPNTLFNITPPTSLDAIAVSTVTNLYNPNILWDINSGNMVLFERYVVKYLCDLAGFDYKTADGISCFGGKATMIYAIKQGLENIDKHTKDDGAKDDYVVITSKACHYTIESVCDLLGLGRKSCIRVSCDENENMRLDDFEHVLGKCIVDGKKIACIILAGGGTLDLNVDNIPMVIEIVKKICLKHNLQYVPHIHLDSVIGWAWLFYKNYDFEKNELLISASALNKLMLVNKKIMNVNLVDSFGVDLHKMGFCPYSSSFFITKKSLGNQDKFNQSYGDNQVYTYSIENSRSGTGILSAWVTLNQLGINGFREYLAYIMEVSEYLKRQISVKYSNDFQIINDFSAGPCIMVKPHYKGQGSDFYELLSHDQSIRDDYNCYCEKFYKYAFYKLSKEKQNYPLIGFLSNYRKRTIGSDLSALRLFPMSLFLDESLCDRILDGLLKMKTEFEQSYLHSNESDTISIHEHQPR